One Manihot esculenta cultivar AM560-2 chromosome 18, M.esculenta_v8, whole genome shotgun sequence genomic window carries:
- the LOC110608420 gene encoding nitrate reductase [NADH] isoform X1: protein MAASVHNRQFHLEPSLNGVVRFKSGPTHRSDSPVRTFNFTPDFTRSNQKPDPYTMEEDYSSDDEADYKDLIRKGNSELEPSILDPRDEGTADNWVERNPSMIRLTGKHPFNCEAPLSMLMHHGFITPVPLHYVRSHGAVPKTSWSDWTVEICGLVKRPIRFTMNQLVNEFPSREFPVTLVCAGNRRKEQNMVKQTIGFNWGAGGVSTSVWRGVPLHLILKRCGIYSRKKGALNVCFEGAEDLPGGGGSKYGTSIRKEYAMDPARDIILAYMQNGELLSPDHGYPVRMIIPGFIGGRMVKWLKRIIVTTKESESYYHYKDNRVLPSHVDAELANAEGWWYKPEYIINELNINSVITTPTHEEILPINSWTTQRPYRLKGYAYSGGGKKVTRVEVTMDGGETWQVCTLDHPEKPNKYGKYWCWCFWSLEVEVLDLLGAKEIAVRAWDQALSTQPEKLIWNVMGMMNNCWFRVKTNVCKRHKGEIGIVFEHPTVPANQSGGWMAKERHLEILSENNQTLKKSVSTPFMNTSLNTFSMAEVKKHNSADSCWIIVHGHVYDCTHFLKDHPGGTDSILINAGTDCTEEFDAIHSDKAKKMLEDYRIGELVDSTAYTSDSNASSPNISVHGASDMSQTHLAPITEIAPIKEVVPAVRNVALVAREKIPCKLVKKESLSHDVRLFRFALPSEDQVLGLPVGKHIFLCANVDEKLCMRAYTPTSTIEAVGHFDLVIKVYFKGVHPKFPNGGLMSQYLDSLSLGSTIDVKGPLGHIEYIGTGNFMVHGKPKFAKKLTMLAGGTGITPIYQVIQAVLKDPEDDTEMYVVYANRTEDDILLRDELDAWAKQHSERLKVWYVVQETIKEGWQYSVGFITESILREHVPEGSDDTLALACGPPPMIQFAVQPNLEKMNYDIKNSLLVF from the exons ATGGCGGCATCAGTCCACAACCGCCAGTTCCACCTCGAACCATCCTTAAATGGCGTCGTTCGGTTCAAATCAGGTCCAACCCACCGGTCTGACTCTCCCGTTCGTACCTTCAACTTTACCCCAGATTTTACCCGCTCCAACCAGAAACCGGATCCTTATACAATGGAGGAAGATTACTCCAGCGACGATGAAGCTGATTATAAGGATCTAATCAGAAAGGGAAATAGCGAGTTAGAGCCATCGATTCTCGACCCACGAGACGAAGGAACTGCTGATAACTGGGTGGAGCGTAACCCTTCAATGATCCGACTCACAGGGAAACATCCCTTTAACTGTGAAGCCCCCTTGtccatgctcatgcatcacgggTTCATAACCCCAGTCCCGCTCCACTACGTCCGCAGCCACGGTGCGGTTCCTAAGACGAGTTGGAGTGACTGGACCGTTGAGATTTGCGGGTTAGTGAAAAGACCAATCCGGTTCACCATGAACCAGCTAGTGAATGAGTTCCCAAGCCGTGAATTCCCAGTGACCCTGGTTTGCGCGGGCAATAGACGAAAAGAACAAAACATGGTGAAGCAAACCATCGGTTTTAACTGGGGAGCAGGAGGAGTATCCACTTCTGTGTGGCGCGGTGTACCTTTACATTTGATACTGAAGCGATGTGGAATCTACAGCCGCAAGAAAGGGGCCCTGAATGTGTGCTTTGAAGGAGCGGAGGATCTTCCAGGTGGAGGTGGGTCCAAGTATGGAACCAGCATCAGGAAAGAGTATGCCATGGATCCAGCGCGTGATATAATCCTGGCTTACATGCAAAACGGTGAGCTTTTGTCTCCTGACCATGGATACCCAGTGAGGATGATTATTCCTGGCTTCATCGGTGGCCGTATGGTTAAATGGTTAAAGAGAATTATCGTTACCACCAAAGAATCTGAAAGTTATTATCATTACAAGGACAACAGAGTTCTGCCTTCCCATGTTGATGCTGAGCTTGCTAATGCTGAAG GATGGTGGTATAAACCGGAATATATCATCAACGAGTTGAATATAAATTCGGTGATAACGACACCGACTCATGAAGAGATCTTGCCTATTAATTCGTGGACTACTCAGAGGCCATACAGGTTGAAGGGTTACGCATATTCAG GTGGTGGGAAGAAAGTGACGCGTGTCGAGGTGACCATGGATGGTGGGGAAACGTGGCAAGTTTGCACTTTGGACCATCCTGAGAAACCTAACAAGTATGGCAAATACTGGTGCTGGTGCTTCTGGTCCCTGGAGGTTGAGGTTCTGGACTTGCTTGGAGCCAAAGAGATTGCTGTTAGAGCCTGGGATCAGGCCCTTAGCACCCAACCCGAGAAGCTCATCTGGAACGTCATG GGAATGATGAACAACTGCTGGTTCCGGGTGAAAACAAATGTGTGCAAGAGACACAAGGGTGAGATTGGAATTGTGTTCGAACACCCAACCGTACCTGCCAATCAGTCGGGCGGGTGGATGGCCAAGGAAAGACATCTTGAGATATTATCAGAAAACAACCAAACACTCAAGAAGAGTGTCTCAACACCCTTCATGAACACTTCCTTGAACACCTTTTCCATGGCTGAGGTCAAGAAACACAACTCCGCCGATTCTTGCTGGATTATCGTCCATGGCCACGTCTATGACTGCACCCACTTCCTTAAAGACCACCCCGGCGGCACTGATAGCATTCTCATCAATGCAGGCACCGACTGCACTGAAGAATTCGACGCCATACACTCTGATAAAGCCAAGAAAATGCTGGAGGATTATCGGATTGGAGAGTTAGTGGATTCCACAGCTTATACTTCTGATTCGAATGCCTCATCTCCTAACATCTCAGTGCATGGTGCATCCGATATGTCACAGACACATTTAGCTCCTATTACGGAAATCGCACCGATCAAAGAAGTTGTGCCTGCGGTGAGAAATGTTGCTCTTGTTGCACGTGAAAAAATTCCATGCAAGCTCGTAAAAAAAGAGTCTCTTTCCCACGACGTGCGTCTCTTTCGATTTGCATTACCATCAGAGGATCAAGTGTTAGGGTTACCTGTAGGGAAGCACATTTTCTTGTGTGCCAACGTTGATGAAAAGCTGTGCATGCGAGCCTACACACCAACAAGCACCATTGAAGCAGTGGGGCACTTTGATCTTGTGATCAAGGTTTATTTCAAGGGTGTGCACCCAAAGTTTCCTAATGGAGGGCTAATGTCTCAGTACCTTGACTCACTGTCACTGGGGTCTACCATAGACGTCAAAGGTCCACTGGGTCACATAGAATATATCGGGACAGGCAATTTCATGGTTCATGGGAAACCTAAGTTCGCCAAAAAGCTAACCATGCTGGCTGGTGGGACAGGCATCACTCCTATTTATCAAGTTATTCAAGCCGTTCTGAAGGACCCAGAGGACGACACAGAGATGTATGTGGTGTACGCCAACCGCACAGAGGATGATATTTTGTTAAGAGACGAGCTTGATGCTTGGGCCAAGCAACATAGCGAGAGGTTAAAAGTGTGGTATGTGGTTCAAGAAACTATCAAGGAAGGGTGGCAATATAGTGTGGGGTTCATCACAGAGAGTATCCTCAGGGAGCATGTACCCGAAGGATCAGATGATACCTTGGCGTTGGCGTGCGGACCTCCACCTATGATCCAGTTTGCAGTGCAACCAAATTTGGAGAAGATGAACTATGATATAAAGAATTCCTTGCTAGTCTTCTAA
- the LOC110608420 gene encoding nitrate reductase [NADH] isoform X2 — MAASVHNRQFHLEPSLNGVVRFKSGPTHRSDSPVRTFNFTPDFTRSNQKPDPYTMEEDYSSDDEADYKDLIRKGNSELEPSILDPRDEGTADNWVERNPSMIRLTGKHPFNCEAPLSMLMHHGFITPVPLHYVRSHGAVPKTSWSDWTVEICGLVKRPIRFTMNQLVNEFPSREFPVTLVCAGNRRKEQNMVKQTIGFNWGAGGVSTSVWRGVPLHLILKRCGIYSRKKGALNVCFEGAEDLPGGGGSKYGTSIRKEYAMDPARDIILAYMQNGELLSPDHGYPVRMIIPGFIGGRMVKWLKRIIVTTKESESYYHYKDNRVLPSHVDAELANAEGWWYKPEYIINELNINSVITTPTHEEILPINSWTTQRPYRLKGYAYSGGGKKVTRVEVTMDGGETWQVCTLDHPEKPNKYGKYWCWCFWSLEVEVLDLLGAKEIAVRAWDQALSTQPEKLIWNVMGMMNNCWFRVKTNVCKRHKGEIGIVFEHPTVPANQSGGWMAKERHLEILSENNQTLKKSVSTPFMNTSLNTFSMAEVKKHNSADSCWIIVHGHVYDCTHFLKDHPGGTDSILINAGTDCTEEFDAIHSDKAKKMLEDYRIGELVDSTAYTSDSNASSPNISVHGASDMSQTHLAPITEIAPIKEVVPAVRNVALVAREKIPCKLVKKESLSHDVRLFRFALPSEDQVLGLPVGKHIFLCANVDEKLCMRAYTPTSTIEAVGYFDLVIKVYFKGVHPKFPNGGLMSQYLDSLSLGLP; from the exons ATGGCGGCATCAGTCCACAACCGCCAGTTCCACCTCGAACCATCCTTAAATGGCGTCGTTCGGTTCAAATCAGGTCCAACCCACCGGTCTGACTCTCCCGTTCGTACCTTCAACTTTACCCCAGATTTTACCCGCTCCAACCAGAAACCGGATCCTTATACAATGGAGGAAGATTACTCCAGCGACGATGAAGCTGATTATAAGGATCTAATCAGAAAGGGAAATAGCGAGTTAGAGCCATCGATTCTCGACCCACGAGACGAAGGAACTGCTGATAACTGGGTGGAGCGTAACCCTTCAATGATCCGACTCACAGGGAAACATCCCTTTAACTGTGAAGCCCCCTTGtccatgctcatgcatcacgggTTCATAACCCCAGTCCCGCTCCACTACGTCCGCAGCCACGGTGCGGTTCCTAAGACGAGTTGGAGTGACTGGACCGTTGAGATTTGCGGGTTAGTGAAAAGACCAATCCGGTTCACCATGAACCAGCTAGTGAATGAGTTCCCAAGCCGTGAATTCCCAGTGACCCTGGTTTGCGCGGGCAATAGACGAAAAGAACAAAACATGGTGAAGCAAACCATCGGTTTTAACTGGGGAGCAGGAGGAGTATCCACTTCTGTGTGGCGCGGTGTACCTTTACATTTGATACTGAAGCGATGTGGAATCTACAGCCGCAAGAAAGGGGCCCTGAATGTGTGCTTTGAAGGAGCGGAGGATCTTCCAGGTGGAGGTGGGTCCAAGTATGGAACCAGCATCAGGAAAGAGTATGCCATGGATCCAGCGCGTGATATAATCCTGGCTTACATGCAAAACGGTGAGCTTTTGTCTCCTGACCATGGATACCCAGTGAGGATGATTATTCCTGGCTTCATCGGTGGCCGTATGGTTAAATGGTTAAAGAGAATTATCGTTACCACCAAAGAATCTGAAAGTTATTATCATTACAAGGACAACAGAGTTCTGCCTTCCCATGTTGATGCTGAGCTTGCTAATGCTGAAG GATGGTGGTATAAACCGGAATATATCATCAACGAGTTGAATATAAATTCGGTGATAACGACACCGACTCATGAAGAGATCTTGCCTATTAATTCGTGGACTACTCAGAGGCCATACAGGTTGAAGGGTTACGCATATTCAG GTGGTGGGAAGAAAGTGACGCGTGTCGAGGTGACCATGGATGGTGGGGAAACGTGGCAAGTTTGCACTTTGGACCATCCTGAGAAACCTAACAAGTATGGCAAATACTGGTGCTGGTGCTTCTGGTCCCTGGAGGTTGAGGTTCTGGACTTGCTTGGAGCCAAAGAGATTGCTGTTAGAGCCTGGGATCAGGCCCTTAGCACCCAACCCGAGAAGCTCATCTGGAACGTCATG GGAATGATGAACAACTGCTGGTTCCGGGTGAAAACAAATGTGTGCAAGAGACACAAGGGTGAGATTGGAATTGTGTTCGAACACCCAACCGTACCTGCCAATCAGTCGGGCGGGTGGATGGCCAAGGAAAGACATCTTGAGATATTATCAGAAAACAACCAAACACTCAAGAAGAGTGTCTCAACACCCTTCATGAACACTTCCTTGAACACCTTTTCCATGGCTGAGGTCAAGAAACACAACTCCGCCGATTCTTGCTGGATTATCGTCCATGGCCACGTCTATGACTGCACCCACTTCCTTAAAGACCACCCCGGCGGCACTGATAGCATTCTCATCAATGCAGGCACCGACTGCACTGAAGAATTCGACGCCATACACTCTGATAAAGCCAAGAAAATGCTGGAGGATTATCGGATTGGAGAGTTAGTGGATTCCACAGCTTATACTTCTGATTCGAATGCCTCATCTCCTAACATCTCAGTGCATGGTGCATCCGATATGTCACAGACACATTTAGCTCCTATTACGGAAATCGCACCGATCAAAGAAGTTGTGCCTGCGGTGAGAA ATGTTGCTCTTGTTGCACGTGAAAAAATTCCATGCAAGCTCGTCAAAAAAGAGTCTCTTTCTCACGACGTGCGTCTCTTTCGATTTGCATTACCATCAGAGGATCAAGTGTTAGGGTTACCTGTAGGGAAGCACATTTTCTTGTGTGCCAACGTTGATGAAAAGCTGTGTATGCGAGCCTACACACCAACAAGCACCATTGAAGCAGTGGGGTACTTTGATCTTGTGATCAAGGTTTATTTCAAGGGTGTGCACCCAAAGTTTCCTAATGGAGGGCTAATGTCTCAGTACCTTGACTCACTGTCACTGGGTCTACCATAG